One Callospermophilus lateralis isolate mCalLat2 chromosome 13, mCalLat2.hap1, whole genome shotgun sequence genomic window, CAGTGCTCTACAAAAGATTACACTACAATTAGCTGATTTAACATAGACAAACAGGTATCTATTTAAATAGAGAAAAACATCAAAACGCTAACTCTGAGTTAGCATTTTTAAAGTTTCGTGAGCAGAAGAAAAATCTCTCTCATACACTGTCATCCTTAGGTCTCTTGGTGAGATCAAATGCAGCCAGCGTTTCTGGTGTCCAGTGAGCACTTGTAGGAGGAAATTCAAAAGGCACGGGTTCTACCAGCCCATAATTTGCTTTGAGTTCCAGCTGCGGGGCTTCTGTTGGAATTTTTTGAAAGTAACTGCAAAAAAGCAATTTAAATAatgattcattcatttattcagtaaCTGAGCTCCTAATATAATCATCAATGTAATGAGGGGTCAgagatttccctgtctcatgtagTTCACAGATGAGTAGGTGAGAAAGTTAAGAAACCTTGTCAAATACAATGCAGAGTTAACTGAAGCTATTATAATATAAAGTGCCATGAGAATACAAAGAGGATCATTAACACAGATTAGTAACTATTTCCAAAGGAAGTGATGAAATGTGAACTAGACATGTTTAAGAAAGTGAAAAGTTTGGAACGATCATATGCAGAATATAAAGAGGAAAATGTACAGAGATAAAAACAGGGACAAGATAGATTCTACAAACCAACGAAGGTGGTGGTTCACAGTTTGAACACAAATAAGGGAAACTATTTTAAAGGAATAGGAAGGATTGGAAAAAATTAATTATCCTGCTTAACAGGTAGCCAAAACCAGAGTGAGGTGAACATGCAAAGGGAGTTGAGAAAATGTATGGTTGTATATGTATGTGCGTGTGTTTGTGGGAAGGTACACATAAAACATGCAGAGAAAATAAGAACATCATGGGAGTATCCTAAAGAAGTAAGCTACATGTCAGTAATTAAAAGGTTCTAAACTGGGCACAGtcacacatgcttataatcccagtggctcaggaagcagaggcagaaggattgcagagTCAAAgataacctcagcaacttagtgaggctgtaagcaatcTAGAGAGACTCCATCTCAacacaaataaaaagggctgggagatggcttagtggttaagagcccctgggttctatctccagtaccacaaaaagttCTACATACTTGAACTTTATCACtactataaagaagaaaaaaaataatgctaaACTTAAGTGCATTTAAACATAAACCCTTTGAGAACTCAGACTAATAGAAACCATGATATTACTAATTAATATTCCAATATAACTATAAACTGATATAatgttaatattatatattaagttAGTctcacataaatccattttctcgTTGACATTTTTCTAGGGTATTCTTCACAAGGTTTCCAAGTTTCCTAAAGAACAAGTGTCCTGATGGTTTGACTGTTGGTCCAGGTCCTTTAGTTTCTCCATATTCTTTACATAATGCTTCTGCTTTTGCATATACTGCACATGAAAGGAATAAAAGctgtttaataataataaaaaaacgtTCCTTATTTATGCTTACAAAGCTTTAAATCAGAAGATAAGATTTCTGCTGCTTTCTCTTCCGTAGAGTAATAGAAACATCAATAATAATACTCTAATGGAAAGATGGGCATTTTCTACATGTTCTAAGTTTGAAACACTTTTTCTCCCTCCAATTACCTCACCTGTTCTCATTCCCTTTCATGATCTTGGCCAAAACCTCTTAACCGCCTATTTATCCCCCTTTATGGTAAAATACCTATTttaataaaagaattaaaattctGACAGGAATACTTACATTTTTCTGCTTCTTGCAGAGACCTGATTGCTTCACCACATTTATCACTAGCCAACAAAGTCTGACCATGATAACAATAAGCCTAATAAAAAGAGAAACACGCTTTTATTCATTCTCTCCCTATCCTTATACATGTGTCAGATAAATgcctttatccattcttttaagtATAAATAGTCTATTAGATCTCTTTACTTGAGTAAGCTTTTCCCATCTCTATTCATATAAAAGATAGAATTATATCAAGCCTTTAGCTGAACTTAGCCTTCTAACCATTTCCTGAGAGCAAAAGTTACTTGTTAAAATCTGTTAAATCAGGACATGGCAGATAAAGGAGGAAATTATTGTGCTAATGCAGAGCAACTGTTTTGAGGTTAAGGACTAAAGAAGTTTTAAAAGAAATGTATCTGTATCAGCCTGAAAGTTTACTCCTTAAATGTGCAGGGATTACATGTGGTCCCAAGTAGTAAATGTAAAAACAGATTAtaaactataagaaataaatacatttatttagaCTTGAAAAAAGGGTATTGACTCTCTCACATAGCACTTaatcaataaaataataattaagtttggTGGGTATAATAAGCAGATAAATAGTGTGTAGTAATGGTTCACCAATCTAGGTGATATATAGTGTATGATATGCCTTAAGACTGGACTTAGTCAACTGTACTTGAGAAAATTTTTGTTAAGTACATAGAAGGCTACAGGgagttttgaatcaaatagcaactccACTGCTATAATCTAGGTCTACAATTCTACATCATCTCTTTCCACCTGTGTTAGTTCACAATGGCTACAATGTCAGTGAACATTTACTGAGAACTGCTCATTATTTGCAAAATGCTAAGACTTTCATAAGATGAGAGACCTGGCGCTTAAGGGGATGGAAAGAGAGTAATTTACATCATATTTAGGGCTATTAATACTTACATAGGCTGTGTAGAAACACATTTTCAAGTGAAGATATTTTCTCCATTTTGCAGAATATGCAGGCTCCAAACTGGATAAAGTATGATCTAaagttacattttaaaaagtaaaatataatttCACCCTGATTCACTAGAAGACTTTTAGTTCATGTATTTTCATGCTAAAAGCAGAATGCCATTCAAGTCTAAGACTCAAGCatttatagattttaaaaaaccTTCTTATTAAAAATGACTTGGCTTCCCATAATTATATTTCAAGCTACATAATAGGGTTAGTTAAATACCATGGCATTTCTTTGATTTGATGATTAAGACAAAAACATAGATAAAAATAGATATGGACCAAGAATTTTAAATAATGTTGCttccaaattttctccttttCCAAAGGCAGAATTTCTTCTTAAGTGCTAAGTCAGCCTACTACTTCATGCAGCAAGCCTATCTCATACTGCAACCAGAAAGATCTTTCTTAATTCAAATCAAATCCAGTAAGACTCACTGGTTAAGATAAAATGGATTCCAAATATCTATAGAATCAAGGCCACACTTTTTACGTAGGCTTACAAACCACTTCTTTATCTCACACAAATGTATTTTCCCAATCTCTTCTCCTTTTACTCATTCTGTGTTTCAGCTACAACTGTCTGAAAGTGCCAAAAAGTGCTAAGTTCTTTCTTAAATTGTAAATAGCACAAAATGTTCTATTCTCACACACTAATGCTTtctaagaaacacaacaaaaagttctatgtatatttcaaaatgagGCTAAGATGTAACCTTCCTCTAGAAAGCCTTCTCTAGCATGCCCAGACTGTTGAGCTTCTCATCTCACTGCTGTAACATCATCATAAAACTCATGATACAATAATGTAATTACATGTTTGTCTACTCCCTTTAGCTGTGAATTTATTCAACTTATCTCTACTCAGCAAGTAAAATAGTAACCGTCTCATAAAAAGAAACACAGGCAAAGCTCTTAAATTAGTAAATGAAAAGAATAATAGGATAATTAGAGGAACTGTGTTCTGGTCTCAACCTCCCACCTGCTAGCAGTTAAGTTTTGGGTTGATCATGTTAACTCTTTGGGTTGATCATGTtaactctttggtttgtttctcatCTAAGAAAGGATAGTAATTACAAGATTACAGTAAAGATCAAAAACTTAAAAGCAAAAGACCATATAGTTATTAGATGACTGGTTAAAAAGTACAGCACTGTTCTTTCCATTAAAAGTTATGTAGCATATTAACTGTGAGCAACTCTAATTCTTTAAACATCAATGAAGTAATGAAGATACTATTCTAGTTTTGCAAATAATGGAAAACTTAGAATCTTTTTGTTCTGTTTCCTATTCAATCAAAAGCaaataaatctgaaaatataaagaataaaagtaAAACAACAGAATTAGCTTACCAGCTTTTTGATAAAAATTGGCTGTTTCATATGCCAGTGCAGCAATTAGTCCAGGAGCATGTTTAAGTTCAATTGCTCGGGCAATTGTTACTAAAACCAACACACAATAAAAGGAACCTATAATTACATTCTTTTCCACTCAGAGTAAGTTCAGTTTTAATAGCAAAAGAAAGTCTGATAATCTTTTTGGGTTTTCATACAATTATTGTTAAGTTTTACtatgaaaagaatagaaaatgcaAATACAAACAGAAAACACAGCTTGTTGGTTCTGTTACCATTTCATTAAATAAATCAATAGCCAACTACTAGTTAACTGCAGAGAATTACTACAATGTAGATTGATATAAAACATACTTTCAGAGCACTGGCAGTTGGAAAAAATCCGAAAGCTTAGAAAGTTGTTTCCTGTTATCACATAAGTCCCACTGTTTCTTGCCACTGAAAAGATAAAGACTTCAAACTAAGTCGAACAgtggaagagaaaaaagaatgaacGTGGTAGTTGGGGAAACAAAGAGTTAAAGAACTAGTTTTGTATTGTCAGAAATGGCAGGGAATCAAAatcctctttaaaaaaagagtcattaaattttAAGATCTGTTCCTGCTAGTTCAATGTCAAAGGTAGAATTATTCCTCCTGAAATTTCTAAAAACTGAAACTTAATTGCAGCTAATTCTGATTATTTAAAAAAGATTAATTAAATGCAAATATAGATTTTctccaaaataaaaacaagaaaaatcttACAATATTTAGGATACCTTCTTGAGCTTCAGCCTGACATTGGATAATATAAGCTTCTATGAGCCGTGCCTCTAGATCCCTTCCCTTTTCTGCAGGTGTAATAAGTTTTGGGATATGACTTTCCTGAAAGAAAACAGAAGATGCCAAATTTAATATTAACCCGTTGTTAAGAGATGAAAAAATGAAACTAACGAGACATTCAATTGACAAATTTGCCAGAAATTTAATGTACAAACAAAAATTGTAAAAAAGGAGCAACAGTAAGCTTACAGATAATATCAGCCCCTGTACACTAAAATTTAGCTTTTATAAGAAAAAGAAACTCAAGAGCAAAATTTTGGTTATAGTAGACTACTCCATATGTAATCCACACTTTCACCTTAGAAAATGTTTCAATGAAATAGTAAACAAAATTCCTTTTTGTATGATAGCCTGAATTGCTCATTTATATTAATTAAAGATACAAAGAAAATACTACAATTTTCTACCTAAATTCAGGATCCTAGCTTTTTCTTCACTGTAGACGCATCTTATTTTATCATGGGAAAAAACCCTGACATTGAGCCTCCATGAGTTCTTTAATAAAGAGTAGTTTAATTAGAAAGAAGAGAAGGGGAATTCTAGTTGGAAAACACATTCTTCTTTCTCTTAATGCCCACTATAGCTCCAGGCAATTTAATGTATGAGTGCCATAATCGCCTCTCCAACATTTTCATTGATGTACTGAGAATACGTCAGAAGTTCAGTTCTGTGGAATTGTGACTGCTGCTGACACCTGCTTCAGAGAACAATGAGAAACGCTTTATTTTTGTcaataacttttcagaagagacaGAAAAATAAACAGTGTATTACAACTGAAAATTTCTAATTGTAAGAGTCTCTgatgtttttaaaagtaaaatgcaGAAACCGATAGTAATTGGCTGAACTCATCAATAAGGTACTATTAAATATGGAAAACAGAACATATTCAGTTAGCCCTACATATTCAGTTTCCACAACCACATCCTCACTCACACACCTTGGACTGAAAAGATTTGAAAAAAAGACTCTGCATGTGTGCTGAACACGTATACTATTTTCTTGTCGTTATTCTCTAAACAAAACAGTGTAATAACTATTGACACAACAtttgcatttacattgtattagataCTATAAGCAAActtaagatgatttttttttaagagagagaatttttttaatatttattttttagtttttggtggatacaacatcttttttttatttttttttatttttatgtggtgctgaggatcgaacccagtgtaccgtgcatgtcaggcgagcacgctaccgcttgagccacatccccagcccttaagatGATTTAATACGAGAGGGAGTACATACATTATATGCAAACACTGTGCCATTTTAtaaaagggacttgagcatccacaTATTTTAGCATCCCTAGGGAAAGGGAGCAGTTTGTATCCTGCAGATACTGGAGGGACAGTACCAGCTCTTTATACATAATGAAGTGTGTAAACATTCTTCCTCTCTTGCCAGAAAGGAAAAATTATTTAAGAATTAAAGCATTAGAAA contains:
- the Brox gene encoding BRO1 domain-containing protein BROX, translating into MTHWFHRNPLKATAPVSFNYYGVAAGPPASKICNDLRTSRARLLELFTDLSCNPEMMKNAADSYFSLLQGFINSLDESTQESKLRYIQSFKWTDTLQGHVPSAQQDAVFELISMGFNVALWYTKYASRLAGKENITEDEAKEVHRSLKIAAGIFKHLKESHIPKLITPAEKGRDLEARLIEAYIIQCQAEAQEVTIARAIELKHAPGLIAALAYETANFYQKADHTLSSLEPAYSAKWRKYLHLKMCFYTAYAYCYHGQTLLASDKCGEAIRSLQEAEKLYAKAEALCKEYGETKGPGPTVKPSGHLFFRKLGNLVKNTLEKCQRENGFIYFQKIPTEAPQLELKANYGLVEPVPFEFPPTSAHWTPETLAAFDLTKRPKDDSAKPKSDEEVKPVKEPDIKPQKDTGCYIS